A single window of Vibrio alfacsensis DNA harbors:
- a CDS encoding DUF2987 domain-containing protein, which yields MKKLSLSLLGSAMLMLATPATHAQEYMFTYSKLYTQLKNNTKEGHDDVKVGVFFVDANTKKLCDIEKAWMEKEEHYEEFVIPVTKELPLPVDKNLKSANPLVFVQTQQDTRCDYSLVVMTKSPLAGQVSYEQLAPLMPQMQAMLEDLGGMFAGWFTPQVQGVTMEFANDLNGKIVLSNGIEKNIVDGKVQVALNEIGEGGYMTLPESTTRVLPYLPSATE from the coding sequence ATGAAGAAGTTAAGCCTAAGCCTATTGGGCAGCGCAATGCTAATGTTAGCAACGCCTGCAACTCACGCTCAAGAATACATGTTTACGTATTCTAAGCTCTATACACAATTAAAAAACAACACGAAAGAGGGGCACGATGACGTCAAAGTTGGCGTGTTTTTCGTTGATGCGAATACCAAAAAGTTGTGTGATATCGAAAAAGCATGGATGGAAAAGGAAGAGCATTACGAAGAGTTTGTGATACCAGTTACAAAGGAATTGCCACTTCCTGTCGATAAAAACCTTAAATCAGCAAACCCTTTGGTGTTTGTTCAGACACAACAAGATACGCGTTGTGATTATTCTTTGGTCGTGATGACTAAAAGCCCACTAGCTGGGCAAGTCTCTTATGAGCAACTTGCCCCGTTAATGCCACAAATGCAGGCAATGCTTGAGGACTTAGGTGGGATGTTTGCTGGTTGGTTTACTCCGCAAGTGCAAGGGGTAACGATGGAATTTGCCAATGACCTTAACGGTAAGATTGTGTTATCCAATGGCATCGAAAAAAATATTGTAGATGGCAAAGTGCAGGTCGCTCTAAATGAGATCGGTGAGGGTGGTTATATGACATTACCCGAATCAACGACGCGAGTTTTGCCATACCTTCCGAGTGCCACTGAATAG
- a CDS encoding glucosaminidase domain-containing protein has translation MPKSLKSMSLRVAAISIAATFVSIGPYLHYDREYRSAIDPSVIHGPITHPDLSHLPYIGDIPDFASIKDIKAKKTAFFDFLRPKIALENRRIQKERAFLESLRIGNVTKEQISYAERLAALYSYPLTDSGMSQQWLDEMLKRVNVLPEALVLTQAANESAWGTSRFATQANNLFGQWCYKTGCGIIPAKRGAGQKHEVKKFESVQESVHGYFMNVNRNRAYADLRDIRANLAKNNKDLLSVSTATELTHGLLAYSERGIAYVNDLRAMIRHNNAYWTQ, from the coding sequence ATGCCTAAATCTCTAAAATCAATGAGTTTACGTGTGGCGGCTATCTCTATAGCCGCCACTTTTGTTTCAATTGGCCCTTATTTGCATTATGACCGCGAGTACAGAAGCGCAATTGATCCTAGTGTTATTCATGGCCCAATAACGCATCCGGATTTGTCACATCTACCATATATTGGAGACATTCCCGATTTCGCTTCTATTAAGGATATCAAAGCAAAGAAAACCGCATTCTTTGATTTTCTTCGCCCTAAAATCGCGTTAGAAAACCGCCGCATCCAAAAAGAAAGAGCATTTTTGGAGTCGTTGCGCATTGGTAATGTCACTAAAGAGCAAATCTCATATGCAGAGAGATTGGCGGCTTTATACTCTTACCCTTTAACAGACAGTGGCATGAGCCAACAATGGCTTGATGAAATGCTAAAGCGAGTAAATGTTCTCCCAGAGGCGTTGGTTTTAACCCAAGCAGCCAATGAATCTGCGTGGGGTACCTCTCGTTTTGCAACTCAAGCAAATAACTTATTTGGTCAATGGTGTTATAAGACGGGTTGCGGAATTATTCCTGCCAAACGTGGAGCAGGACAAAAGCACGAAGTTAAAAAATTCGAATCTGTACAAGAGTCTGTTCACGGTTATTTTATGAATGTGAACCGTAACCGAGCTTACGCAGATTTGAGAGATATTCGCGCAAATTTGGCAAAAAATAACAAGGACTTATTGTCAGTCTCGACGGCGACTGAATTGACTCACGGTTTACTCGCATATTCAGAACGAGGGATTGCCTACGTTAATGATTTGAGAGCCATGATTCGTCACAATAATGCCTATTGGACGCAATAA
- the potA gene encoding spermidine/putrescine ABC transporter ATP-binding protein PotA, giving the protein MNAKQQAGKPVVRLSGISKSFDGKEIIGNLNLDVNHGEFLTILGPSGCGKTTVLRMIAGFETADNGQIVLDDQDVTQVPAEQRHVNTVFQSYALFPHMTVFENVAFGLRMQKTPAAEIEPRVMEALRMVRLEKMAQRKPHQLSGGQQQRIAIARAVVNKPKVLLLDESLSALDYKLRKQMQIELKQLQRQLGITFIFVTHDQEEALSMSDRIIVMRDGVIEQDGSPREIYEEPKNLFVARFIGEINVFDTTMLERIDEKRIRAEIEGVESVVYYDQEAQPGDKLQVLLRPEDLRIEEIKESEERGIVGHVTERTYKGMTLDSVIQLDSGMRVMVSEFFNEDDPDVDHSLGQKVAITWVESWEVVLNDKQEA; this is encoded by the coding sequence TTGAACGCTAAACAGCAAGCAGGAAAGCCAGTAGTTCGTCTATCTGGTATTAGCAAGAGTTTCGATGGTAAGGAGATCATCGGTAATTTAAATCTGGATGTTAATCATGGTGAGTTTCTGACGATTCTTGGCCCGTCTGGTTGTGGTAAGACTACAGTTTTACGCATGATCGCAGGTTTTGAAACGGCAGATAACGGTCAAATCGTATTAGATGACCAAGATGTAACACAGGTTCCTGCTGAACAAAGGCACGTCAACACGGTATTTCAGAGTTATGCACTCTTCCCTCACATGACCGTATTCGAAAACGTTGCTTTTGGTCTTCGTATGCAGAAAACACCTGCAGCTGAGATTGAGCCGCGTGTTATGGAAGCGCTACGCATGGTTCGCCTAGAAAAAATGGCACAGCGTAAGCCACATCAACTTTCTGGTGGTCAACAACAACGTATCGCTATTGCGCGTGCAGTTGTGAACAAGCCAAAAGTACTGCTCCTTGACGAGTCGCTATCTGCACTTGATTACAAACTTCGTAAGCAAATGCAAATCGAGCTTAAACAATTGCAGCGTCAACTTGGTATTACTTTCATTTTCGTAACACACGATCAAGAAGAAGCCCTATCGATGTCTGACCGCATTATCGTTATGCGTGATGGCGTAATCGAACAAGATGGCTCACCGCGTGAAATTTACGAAGAACCTAAAAACCTATTTGTTGCTCGCTTTATCGGTGAGATCAACGTATTCGACACCACAATGCTTGAGCGCATCGATGAGAAGCGTATTCGTGCAGAAATCGAAGGTGTTGAGTCGGTTGTTTACTACGATCAAGAAGCACAGCCTGGTGACAAACTACAAGTACTACTTCGCCCTGAAGACTTGCGTATCGAAGAGATCAAAGAGTCTGAAGAGAGAGGCATCGTAGGTCACGTTACTGAGCGTACTTATAAAGGTATGACTCTAGATTCTGTAATCCAATTGGATTCAGGCATGCGCGTGATGGTAAGCGAGTTCTTTAACGAGGATGATCCAGATGTGGACCACTCTCTCGGCCAAAAAGTCGCTATTACTTGGGTTGAGAGCTGGGAGGTAGTACTAAATGATAAGCAAGAAGCTTAG
- the potB gene encoding spermidine/putrescine ABC transporter permease PotB encodes MISKKLSLQNAIITLIVAWLTLFVLIPNLMIIGTSFLTRDEANLIELTFTFDNYLRLLDPLYAKVLMHSFYMAIVATLLCLVIGYPFAYIVAKMPPKWRPFMLFLVIVPFWTNSLIRTYGLKIVLGTQGILNKSLMAMEIIDKPLRLMYTETAVMIGLVYILLPFMILPLYSAIEKLDNTYIEAAKDLGANKIQTITKVILPLTMPGIIGGCLLVLLPALGMFYISDLLGGAKNLLIGNVIKSQVLNARDWPFGAATSIALTFAMAVMLYAYYRAGKLLNKKVELD; translated from the coding sequence ATGATAAGCAAGAAGCTTAGTCTTCAGAACGCGATCATTACCCTAATCGTAGCTTGGTTAACACTGTTTGTGTTGATTCCAAATCTAATGATTATCGGTACAAGTTTTTTGACGCGTGATGAAGCAAACCTAATTGAATTAACGTTTACGTTTGACAACTACCTACGATTGTTAGATCCGCTATATGCAAAAGTGCTAATGCACTCTTTCTATATGGCAATCGTTGCAACGTTATTGTGTTTGGTAATTGGTTACCCATTTGCCTATATTGTCGCGAAAATGCCGCCAAAATGGCGTCCATTTATGTTGTTTTTGGTGATTGTTCCATTTTGGACCAACTCTTTGATCCGAACTTACGGTCTAAAGATTGTTTTAGGTACTCAAGGTATCTTGAACAAATCGTTAATGGCTATGGAGATCATCGATAAACCGCTGCGCCTGATGTACACAGAAACAGCCGTAATGATTGGTCTTGTGTACATTCTGCTTCCATTTATGATTTTGCCGCTTTACTCGGCAATTGAGAAGCTTGATAACACGTACATCGAAGCGGCGAAAGATCTTGGTGCGAACAAGATCCAAACGATTACTAAAGTCATTCTACCTCTAACCATGCCAGGCATTATTGGCGGCTGTTTATTGGTACTACTTCCTGCTCTAGGTATGTTCTACATTTCAGATCTACTTGGTGGCGCGAAGAACCTACTGATTGGTAACGTGATCAAGAGCCAAGTGCTTAACGCTCGTGACTGGCCATTTGGTGCGGCAACAAGTATTGCCCTCACCTTTGCAATGGCTGTGATGCTTTATGCTTACTACAGAGCTGGCAAACTATTGAATAAGAAAGTGGAGCTAGACTAA
- the potC gene encoding spermidine/putrescine ABC transporter permease PotC, with protein MGRTIRFSFMTLVYAFLYLPIIVLIVNSFNANKFGMKWGGFTTKWYETLVNNDSLVQAAWHSLNVAVFSATAATIIGSLTAVALFRYSFKGKGAVNGMLFVVMMSPDIVMAISLLALFLVLGAQLGFFTLLIAHITFCLPFVVVTVYSRLNGFDVKMLEAAKDLGASEWVILKQIILPLAKPAVAAGWLLSFTLSLDDVIISSFVTGPTYEILPLKIYSMVKVGISPEVNALATVMLIVSLALVVISQLLAREKVK; from the coding sequence ATGGGACGCACAATTAGATTTAGCTTTATGACGCTAGTATACGCATTCCTATATTTGCCTATCATCGTCTTGATTGTTAACTCGTTTAATGCCAACAAATTCGGCATGAAATGGGGCGGATTTACCACCAAATGGTATGAAACTTTAGTCAACAACGACAGCTTGGTCCAAGCCGCGTGGCACTCGTTAAATGTTGCGGTGTTTTCTGCGACAGCTGCTACAATTATTGGTAGCTTGACGGCCGTTGCTCTATTCCGCTACTCCTTTAAAGGAAAAGGCGCAGTTAACGGCATGCTGTTTGTGGTAATGATGTCACCGGATATCGTGATGGCGATTTCATTGTTGGCACTGTTCCTTGTATTAGGGGCGCAGCTTGGCTTCTTTACGCTTTTGATTGCTCACATCACATTCTGTCTTCCGTTTGTCGTGGTAACGGTTTACAGCCGCCTTAACGGGTTTGATGTGAAAATGTTAGAAGCCGCAAAAGACTTAGGTGCAAGTGAATGGGTTATCTTAAAGCAGATTATCCTCCCTCTTGCTAAGCCAGCGGTTGCTGCAGGTTGGTTATTGAGTTTTACCCTGTCTCTCGACGACGTAATTATCAGTTCGTTTGTAACAGGTCCAACATATGAAATTTTACCATTGAAGATTTACTCAATGGTGAAAGTAGGCATTTCTCCTGAAGTAAATGCCCTCGCAACGGTAATGTTGATTGTTTCTTTAGCTCTGGTAGTGATTTCACAGTTGCTAGCAAGAGAAAAAGTAAAGTAG
- a CDS encoding extracellular solute-binding protein, producing MKKWATLLAGSACALSLFSGSAAADDKELVFMNWGPYINSNILEQFTKETGIKVIYSTYESNETLYAKLKTHNQGYDLVVPSTYFVAKMRDEGMLQKIDKTKLKNFGNLDTNYLDKPYDPKNDYSIPHVVAITGLAVNADMYDPNDFQSWADLWNPELEGQVMLMDDTREVFHIALRKLGYSGNSTDPKQIDEAYAELQKLMPNVLVFNSDNPGAPYMSGEVGVGMLWNGSAAAAQNEGMNLKLVFPKEGGIGWVDNFAISSGAKNVEAAHKMIDFLLRPEIAEQISRDTGYLTAVKESNAKFKDVAPLFPSQEDLDRVEWQDSVGDMTVKYEDYFLKLKAGQ from the coding sequence ATGAAAAAATGGGCTACTCTATTAGCTGGTAGTGCATGTGCGCTTTCTCTGTTCTCTGGTTCAGCGGCAGCGGACGACAAAGAATTGGTATTTATGAACTGGGGACCTTACATTAACAGTAATATCCTAGAACAATTTACCAAAGAAACAGGCATTAAGGTTATCTATTCGACTTACGAGTCGAATGAAACTTTGTATGCAAAGCTAAAAACTCATAACCAAGGTTATGACCTAGTTGTACCTTCAACCTACTTCGTAGCGAAGATGCGTGACGAAGGTATGCTACAAAAGATCGATAAGACTAAGCTGAAAAACTTCGGCAACCTAGATACAAACTACCTAGACAAGCCTTACGATCCAAAGAACGACTACTCTATCCCACACGTTGTTGCAATTACTGGTCTAGCAGTAAACGCTGACATGTACGATCCAAACGATTTCCAAAGCTGGGCTGACCTATGGAATCCAGAACTTGAAGGTCAAGTAATGCTGATGGACGATACTCGTGAAGTATTCCATATTGCACTACGTAAACTAGGTTACTCAGGTAACTCTACGGATCCAAAGCAAATTGATGAAGCGTACGCTGAGCTACAAAAGCTAATGCCTAACGTTCTTGTATTTAACTCTGACAACCCAGGTGCTCCATACATGTCTGGCGAAGTTGGTGTGGGTATGCTTTGGAACGGCAGTGCCGCTGCGGCTCAAAACGAAGGCATGAACCTTAAGCTAGTATTCCCTAAAGAAGGCGGTATCGGCTGGGTTGATAACTTTGCAATTTCTTCTGGTGCGAAGAACGTAGAAGCGGCTCATAAGATGATCGATTTCCTACTACGTCCAGAAATCGCAGAGCAAATCTCTCGTGACACTGGCTACCTAACAGCGGTAAAAGAATCGAACGCTAAGTTCAAAGACGTTGCCCCACTGTTCCCATCGCAAGAAGACCTTGACCGCGTTGAATGGCAAGATTCTGTGGGCGATATGACAGTGAAGTACGAAGATTACTTCCTAAAGCTTAAAGCAGGTCAATAA